One genomic window of Nasonia vitripennis strain AsymCx chromosome 1 unlocalized genomic scaffold, Nvit_psr_1.1 chr1_random0013, whole genome shotgun sequence includes the following:
- the LOC116415902 gene encoding uncharacterized protein LOC116415902, with the protein MRWDVLWQQLEKILDKCWCLHQRYLTVISSIRTFWTFNRRCSTQNSLRLRKEFNKLENVYSASNSGYCVTDKMVQELDKSFLAPDKNNRVHNCCDQRNVEKGYLCFEHLEGFDIQALKAAMHFCLPTRAIVQSFHNLCKNNDLYVKTCVGQQRLYKFSRGLHFTLQVRLP; encoded by the exons ATGAGATGGGACGTGCTATGGCAGCAGTTAGAGAAGATTCTTGACAAATGCTGGTGTCTTCATCAAAGATATCTCACTG TAATCTCCTCTATTAGGACCTTCTGGACTTTTAACAGGAGATGTAGTACACAGAATTCATTACGGTTACGTAAAGAATTCAACAAATTGGAGAACGTGTATTCTGCAAGCAACTCAGGCTACTGTGTAACGGATAAGATGGTGCAG gAATTAGATAAATCTTTTCTGGCTCCTGACAAAAACAATAGAGTCCATAACTGCTGTGATCAGCGCAATGTAGAAAAGGGATATTTATGTTTTGAGCATTTAGAAGGGTTTGACATTCAGGCTCTCAAAGCTGCCATGCACTTTTGCCTTCCTACTCGAGCAATTGTACAAAGCTTCCATAATTTGTGTAAAAACAATGACTTGTATGTTAAGACCTGTGTTGGACAACAAAG ATTGTACAAATTTTCCAGAGGCCTTCATTTTACTCTGCAAGTGAGACTCCCTTAA
- the LOC107981296 gene encoding uncharacterized protein DKFZp434B061-like: MLRQSIHSSFPSSFGKIVKSVLPPSSITPQDTPESGFFLQADKKMSPKKLNSPMQPSRSRRSLQVAQERIRWLVANAPTLLTMLDYVSWAMDVVETLPQPPNAALQQLAPRRSPTADLPRRSPAANLPRRSPVADLPQRSPVADQPRRSSTAEQPQRSSTAEHPRRSSAADPAQRSPTADPPRRSPMAEQPQRSSTAEHPRRSSAADPTQRSPTADPPRRSPMAEQPQRSSTAEHPRRSSAANPAQRSPMLEFELEFEL; encoded by the exons ATGCTTCGTCAGTCAATTCACTCCTCGTTTCCAAGTTCATTCGGCAAAATAGTGAAAAGTGTTCTCCCGCCTTCCAGTATAACCCCTCAAGATACACCGGAGTCAGGATTTTTCTTGCAAGCTGACAAGAAAATGTCACCGAAGAAGCTAAATTCACCAATGCAGCCTTCTCGAAGCCGACGGAGTCTGCAGGTCGCCCAGGAGCGTATACGTTGGCTGGTCGCCAACGCACCAACTCTCCTAACAATGCTCGACTACGTCTCCTGGGCAATGGACGTGGTCGAAACAC TGCCACAACCACCAAATGCTGCTTTGCAGCAATTAGCACCGCGACGATCTCCGACGGCTGACCTGCCACGACGATCTCCGGCGGCTAACCTGCCACGACGATCCCCGGTGGCTGACCTGCCACAACGATCCCCGGTGGCTGACCAGCCTCGACGATCCTCGACGGCTGAGCAGCCGCAGAGATCTTCGACGGCTGAGCATCCTCGACGATCCTCGGCGGCTGACCCGGCGCAGCGATCTCCGACGGCTGACCCGCCACGGCGATCACCAATGGCTGAGCAGCCTCAGAGATCTTCGACGGCTGAGCATCCTCGACGATCCTCGGCGGCTGACCCGACGCAGCGATCTCCGACGGCTGACCCGCCACGGCGATCCCCAATGGCTGAGCAGCCTCAGAGATCTTCGACGGCTGAGCATCCTCGACGATCCTCGGCGGCTAATCCGGCGCAGCGATCCCCAATG CTCGAGTTCGAGCTCGAGTTCGAGCTCTAG
- the LOC116415908 gene encoding uncharacterized protein LOC116415908, whose amino-acid sequence MPWEELTEEEKCMIHWLEKSYHGIEWNSGDIPYHRLQQVLQIFTRGVKKIFVKGEQKALWLKNYLPNTLISNVEDLGCPPLENIKSNKNYFCLHHQLSIRRKPACAVHNALSIRAWLLNYLSGKFSQDEVD is encoded by the exons ATGCCGTGGGAAGAACTTaccgaggaagaaaaatgtatgattcATTGGCTAGAAAAAAGTTACCATGGAATCGAATGGAATTCTGGTGACATTCCATACCATCGACTTCAACAAGTCTTACAAATCTTTACGCGaggtgttaaaaaaatattcgttaAAGGAGAACAGAAAGCACTGtggttaaaaaattatttgccgaATAC tctaATATCCAATGTCGAAGATCTCGGATGCCCTCCACTGGAGAacataaaaagtaataaaaattacttttgctTGCACCATCAACTTTCTATTAGAAGAAAACCAGCATGTGCCGTCCATAATGCTCTTTCAATAAGAGCAtggttattaaattatttgtctgGAAAATTTAGTCAAGACGAAGTTGATTAA
- the LOC107981297 gene encoding uncharacterized protein LOC107981297, whose protein sequence is MASIQLFERLVEVVRDTSRNIHGMSNNDIHYWLDMCNSTIKELNEKINKSNLSRGEKQKYQTCMTHLSCVQVQLEQHLQQGGSLQSEETEARVEWRDVESAFQNRIRTGVVVNIKHVDILSFFNDAQKLFKVKVEDCLKEYNAVKINSDFIAEFSMQKNGEETTDIKYFTSESVTAFMSTNLEEWFKDHIKEPILTQLEEFQEKDSGWTLTSIISLCINMKKYSPIKGSSFIPLPKFIEKKKACVNIRNNDNQCFKYAILSALHPSETNPNRVNQYRMYENELNFGDIEFPVKLKDVPKFEKLNDISVNVYMLKKYNVKFEVSPCHITKEKKEKHVNLLLIQDFYIDENEENNHDVGGSLPKYHYVWIKYLSRILSSQLSKSHVKSYHCERCLQIFYCKERLQMHENYCKNINKCRINLPDFKNNILKFEDYNKSEKVPFVIYADFECLLKPTENENAFQLHEAYSIGYYIKCSFDDSLSVYKSYRQKNEDEETPAKWFVRELKGISEKIDLLYKNPKPMRLTDLEELSFRGSTVCHICRKPIKNDELAVRDHCHLTGRFRGAAHNSCNLNYKDSRFVPVIFHNLNYDTHFILKEIATSTIMTGRVSLIPHNKEKYISFTKFIDDCDISFRFIDSWRFLPSSLEKLASYLETVPIAVNEFKTDGFTDEQINLLRRKGVFPYDFVDGLDKLMTTKLPEKNEFYNKLTDSHIIDEDYHHAVTVWNMFTIRTLGEYSDLYLKTDVLLLADVFESFRETSLKAYSLCPTHFYTTPGLTFSAALKMTKVELELLTDIDMLMFIEAGIRGGISQCCNRYAKANNPYMGSSYDKNQKTKTLLYFDINNLYGWAMVQYLPVGKFKWIEYETNSNFFNAPPDSDTGYFAEVDLEYPEEIHDDHQDLPFCAEHRTPPGSKQKKLLTTLNDKKRYVIHYLALKQVLDNGLRLKKVHRILSFEQKPWLKPYVEFNTEKRKQAKNEFEKLFYKLLINAVYGKCIERERSRVDVRLVNKFTGRYGAEARIAQPNFHSCAIFDENLVAIQLKRTSITIKKPIYVGLSILDMSKTLLYDFHYSYMKRRLGEKCKLLYTDTDSLIYEVDDVDMYKIMKEDLHKFDTSDYKENNQFGIPRVNKKVPGLMKDECNGKIMTEFIGLRSKMYSILIDGSETVKKAKGIKSSVVKKTITFEDYRKCLEEQIIVKREQCNIRSKLHIVHTEKQNKIALSPHDDKRYLLPHSTDTLPWGHYRIIEEQMALAVSQMEEDEKMADTRGERVGEMELEKGYEATNTKEESERAMERGSELSNENSAARVGMTLYGDTGEQIFIEYDVCEELMHEWNPSMEGASSNRRDILQEAMEGADIVVGNGLYEPTHHGEEHIRAVELENYLPLEKKPRLT, encoded by the exons atgGCTTCAATTCAACTTTTCGAACGTCTTGTCGAAGTAGTGCGTGATACTTCACGAAATATACACGGAATGAGCAATAATGATATTCATTATTGGCTAGACATGTGCAATtctacaataaaggaattgaacgaaaaaatcaataaatctaATCTTTCAAGAGGAGAAAAGCAGAAATATCAAACTTGTATGACACATCTTTCATGTGTGCAAGTTCAACTCGAACAACATCTTCAGCAAGGAGGAAGTCTACAATCGGAAGAAACTGAAGCTAGAGTTGAGTGGCGTGATGTAGAATCAGCTTTTCAAAATCGAATTAGAACAGGTGTAGTTGTAAATATAAAGCATGTGGACattctaagtttttttaacgatgcgcAAAAGCTTTTCAAGGTTAAAGTAGAAGATTGCTTGAAGGAATATaacgctgtaaaaataaattctgactTTATCGCAGAATTTTCTATGCAGAAAAATGGAGAGGAAACGACtgacattaaatattttacaagtgaAAGTGTTACAGCATTCATGTCAACGAATTTGGAAGAATGGTTTAAGGATCATATCAAAGAACCTATTCTCACCCAGCTTGAAGAATTTCAGGAGAAAGATTCTGGCTGGACCCTGACGAGTATTATCAGTTTGTGtatcaatatgaaaaaatattctccaatcAAGGGGAGTTCCTTCATTCCACttccaaagtttatagaaaagaaaaaggcatGTGTTAATATTcgtaataatgataatcagtGTTTCAAGTATGCTATACTTTCAGCATTGCATCCTAGTGAAACTAATCCCAATAGAGTTAATCAATATCGTATGTATGAGAACGAGCTGAACTTTGGTGATATAGAATTTCCAGTCAAACTTAAAGATGTaccaaaatttgaaaaattaaatgatatttcagtaaatgtatacatgttaaaaaagtataatgtaAAGTTTGAAGTATCGCCATGCcatattacaaaagaaaagaaagaaaaacatgtaaaTCTACTCctcattcaagatttttacatagatgaaaatgaagaaaataatcatgATGTTGGCGGAAGCCTGCCTAAATACCACTACGTTTGGATTAAGTATCTGTCTCGAATTTTAAGCTCTCAATTAAGCAAATCTCATGTAAAATCATACCACTGCGAAaggtgtttacaaattttttactgTAAAGAAAGGCTGCAAATGCAcgaaaattattgcaaaaatataaataaatgtcgaattaatttgcccgactttaagaataacattcttaaatttgaagattataataaaagtgaaaaagttccttttgttatttatgcagatttcgaatgtttgttaaagcctactgaaaatgaaaatgcttttcagCTTCATGAAGCATATAGCATAGGCTATTATATAAAGTGCAGCTTTGATGACAgtttatctgtttataaatcatacagacaaaaaaatgaagatgaagAGACACCGGCAAAATGGTTTGTTCGAGAATTGAAAGGAATTAGTGAAAAGATTGATCTACTCTacaaaaatccaaaaccaatgaGACTTACAGATCTAGAAGAATTATCTTTTCGGGGGTCAACTGTTTGTCATATATGTCGAAAGCctattaaaaatgatgaacTCGCAGTACGAGACCATTGTCATCTAACAGGACG ttTCAGAGGGGCAGCTCACAATTCATGCAATTTAAATTACAAGGATTCGAGGTTTGTGCCGGTTATCtttcataacctcaattaTGACACACACTTCATTTTGAAAGAGATTGCTACTTCTACAATAATGACTGGACGAGTATCTCTGATACCTcacaacaaagaaaaatatatttcatttacgaAGTTTATAGATGACTGTGAcatcagttttagatttattgatTCATGGCGTTTTTTACCATCATCGTTGGAAAAGCTTGCATCATATTTGGAAACAGTGCCGATAGCAGTAAATGAGTTCAAAACTGATGGATTTACAGATGAGCAAATCAATCTTCTGAGACGAAAAGGTGTATTTCCATATGATTTCGTAGATGGATTGGACAAGTTGATGACTACAAAACTGCCAGAAAAGAAtgagttttacaataaactaacAGATTCTCACATTATTGATGAAGACTATCATCATGCTGTTACAGTGTGGAATATGTTTACTATAAGAACTTTGGGTGAATATTCTGATTTGTACTTGAAAAcagatgttttattattagctGACGTCTTTGAAAGTTTTCGAGAGACATCACTGAAAGCGTATAGTTTATGTCCTACACACTTTTACACGACTCCAGGTCtcacattttcagcagctctaaaaatgacaaaagtgGAATTGGAGCTTCTCACAGATATAGATATGCTGATGTTTATTGAAGCAGGCATTCGAGGAGGAATAAGTCAATGTTGCAATCGGTATGCTAAGGCAAACAATCCCTACATGGGATCATCATATGATAAGAATCAGAAAACGAAGACgctcttatattttgatattaataatctttatgGATGGGCCATGGTGCAGTATTTACCAgtgggaaaattcaaatggattgaatatgaaacaaattcaaattttttcaatgcacCACCAGACTCTGATACAGGCTACTTTGCTGAAGTAGATTTAGAGTATCCTGAAGAAATACATGATGATCATCAAGATTTGCCTTTTTGTGCAGAGCATCGTACACCCCCTGGCTCAAAGCAGAAGAAACTGCTGACTACTTTGAACGATAAGAAAAGGTATGTCATTCATTATCTTGCGTTAAAACAGGTACTAGATAATGGACTTCGACTTAAAAAAGTGCATAGGATTCTGAGTTTTGAGCAGAAGCCTTGGCTCAAACCATATGTTGAATTTAatacagagaagagaaagcagGCCAAGAATGAGTTTGAGAAGCTTTTCTAcaagttattaattaatgcagtATATGGTAAGTGCATCGAGCGAGAACGATCTCGCGTTGATGTGCGATTAGTGAATAAATTTACTGGTCGATATGGAGCAGAAGCACGTATAgctcaaccaaattttcatagttgtgctatctttgatgaaaatttggttgctATACAGCTAAAGAGAACAagtattacaattaaaaaaccaaTATACGTTGGTCTCAGCATTCTCGATATGTCTAAAACATTGTTAtacgattttcattattcgtATATGAAGCGGCGACTTGGGGAAAAATGTAAACTCCTTTACACTGACACAGATAGTCTAATATATGAAGTTGATGACGtagatatgtataaaataatgaaagaagacttgcacaaatttgatacttctgattaCAAAGAGAACAATCAATTTGGAATTCCACGTGTCAATAAAAAAGTGCCTGGATTAATGAAAGATGAATGCAATGGCAAGATTATGACAGAATTTATTGGTTTACGTagcaaaatgtatagtattttGATAGATGGATCTGAGACTGTTAAAAAAGCCAAAGGCATAAAGTCAAGTGTTGTGAAGAAAACAATCACGTtcgaagattatcgaaaatgtcttgaagaacaaattattgttaaacgtGAGCAGTGCAACATTCGCTCTAAATTACACATAGTGCATACTGAAAAACAGAACAAAATAGCACTAAGTCCGCATGATGATAAAAGATACTTATTACCTCATAGCACAGACACTTTGCCTTGGGGTCATTACCGAATTATTGAGGAGCAGATGGCACTGGCTGTAAGTCAAATGGAGGAGGATGAAAAAATGGCTGATACAAGAGGAGAAAGAGTGGGGGAGATGGAATTGGAGAAGGGGTATGAAGCGACCAATACTAaagaagaaagcgagagagcaatGGAGAGGGGGAGCGAATTGTCTAATGAAAACAGTGCAGCACGAGTGGGGATGACACTTTATGGCGATACAGGCGAACAAATCTTTATAGAATACGATGTTTGTGAGGAGCTAATGCACGAATGGAATCCATCGATGGAGGGGGCATCTTCCAATAGAAGAGATATTCTACAAGAGGCTATGGAAGGGGCAGACATCGTGGTGGGGAATGGGCTATATGAACCGACGCACCACGGTGAAGAGCACATTCGAGCAGTCGAGCTTGAAAATTACCTACCTTTGGAGAAGAAACCAAGACTCACTTAA